A genome region from Hippopotamus amphibius kiboko isolate mHipAmp2 chromosome 1, mHipAmp2.hap2, whole genome shotgun sequence includes the following:
- the TAF7 gene encoding transcription initiation factor TFIID subunit 7 yields the protein MSKSKDDAPHELESQFILRLPPEYASTVRRAVQSGHVNLKDRLTIELHPDGRHGIVRVDRVPLASKLVDLPCVMESLKTIDKKTFYKTADICQMLVSTVDGDLYPPVEEPVATTDPKASKKKDKDKEKKFVWNHGITLPLKNVRKRRFRKTAKKKYIESPDVEKEVKRLLSTDAEAVSTRWEIIAEDETKETENQGLDISSPGMSGHRQGHDSLEHDELREIFNDLSSSSEDEDETQHQDEEDINIIDTEEDLERQLQDKLNESDEQHQENQGTNQLVMGIQKQIDNVKGKLQETQDRAKRQEDLIMKVENLALKNRFQAVLDELKQKEDREKEQLSSLQEELESLLEK from the coding sequence atgagtAAGAGCAAAGATGATGCTCCTCATGAACTAGAGAGCCAGTTTATCTTACGCCTACCTCCGGAGTATGCCTCTACTGTGAGGCGGGCGGTACAGTCTGGCCATGTCAACCTGAAGGACAGACTGACAATTGAGTTACACCCTGATGGGCGTCATGGAATTGTCAGAGTGGATCGGGTCCCATTGGCCTCAAAATTGGTAGATCTGCCGTGTGTTATGgaaagtttgaaaaccattgatAAAAAAACGTTTTACAAGACAGCTGATATCTGCCAGATGCTTGTCTCTACAGTTGATGGTGATCTCTATCCTCCTGTGGAGGAACCAGTGGCCACTACCGATCCCAAAGCAAGCAAGAAAAAGGataaggacaaagagaaaaaatttgtTTGGAACCATGGAATTACTCTGCCTCtaaaaaatgtcagaaagagaaggttCCGTAAGACAGCAAAGAAGAAGTATATTGAGTCTCCAGATGTGGAAAAAGAAGTAAAGCGGTTGCTGAGCACAGATGCTGAAGCTGTCAGTACCCGTTGGGAGATAATTGCTGAagatgaaacaaaagaaacagaaaatcaaggCCTTGATATCTCTTCCCCAGGAATGTCTGGCCACAGGCAGGGCCATGACTCACTAGAACATGATGAGCTTCGGGAGATATTCAATGACCTCAGCAGCAGCAGTGAAGATGAAGATGAGACACAGCATCAAGACGAAGAAGATATAAACATCATTGACACTGAGGAAGATCTGGAAAGGCAACTACAGGACAAGCTAAATGAATCAGATGAACAGCACCAAGAAAACCAGGGAACCAATCAGCTGGTTATGGGAATTCAGAAACAGATTGATAATGTGAAAGGCAAGCTCCAAGAAACCCAGGACAGGGCAAAGCGACAGGAGGATCTCATCATGAAAGTGGAAAACCTGGCTCTTAAGAACAGATTTCAAGCTGTGCTGGATGAACTGAAACAAAAGGAAGACCGAGAAAAGGAGCAGCTCAGCTCCTTGCAAGAAGAGCTGGAATCACTCCTAGAGAAGTGA
- the LOC130852157 gene encoding mitochondrial ornithine transporter 2 encodes MKSSPAAQAAIDLTAGALGGTACVLTGQPFDTMKVKMQTFPGLYKGLADCGLKTYSQVGLRGFYKGTGPALMAYVAENSVLFMCYGFCQQFVRKVVGLDKQAKLNDLQTAAAGSLASAFAALALCPTELVKCRLQTMHELEMSGRIAKGHNTVCSVVKSILRKDGPLGFYHGLTSTLFQVVPGYFFFFGGYELSRSFFASGGSKDELGPVPLMLSGGIAGICLWLVIYPVDCIKSRIQVLSMFGKQAGFIRTLLSVVKNEGIAALYSGLKATLIRAFPANAALFLAYEYSRKVMMSQFEAY; translated from the coding sequence ATGAAATCCAGTCCTGCGGCCCAAGCCGCCATCGACCTCACCGCCGGGGCTCTCGGGGGCACAGCATGCGTCCTGACCGGGCAGCCCTTCGACACCATGAAAGTGAAGATGCAGACGTTCCCCGGCCTGTACAAGGGCCTCGCCGACTGTGGCCTGAAGACGTACTCCCAGGTGGGCTTGCGGGGCTTCTACAAAGGCACCGGCCCGGCGCTGATGGCCTACGTCGCCGAGAACTCTGTCCTCTTCATGTGCTACGGCTTCTGCCAACAGTTCGTGAGGAAAGTGGTTGGGCTGGACAAGCAGGCGAAGCTGAATGATCTGCAGACTGCTGCCGCCGGTTCCCTCGCCTCCGCGTTTGCTGCGCTGGCCCTGTGCCCCACTGAGCTCGTGAAGTGCCGGCTGCAGACCATGCACGAGCTGGAGATGTCAGGGAGGATAGCAAAAGGCCATAATACAGTTTGCTCTGTCGTGAAGAGTATCCTTAGAAAGGATGGCCCCTTGGGCTTCTACCATGGTCTCACGAGCACTCTGTTTCAAGTAGTACCAggctatttcttcttctttggtgGCTATGAACTGAGCCGATCGTTTTTTGCTTCGGGGGGATCAAAAGATGAACTAGGCCCTGTGCCCTTGATGTTAAGTGGTGGAATTGCTGGAATTTGCCTTTGGCTTGTCATATACCCAGTGGATTGTATCAAATCCAGGATTCAGGTTCTTTCCATGTTTGGAAAACAGGCAGGATTTATCAGAACTCTTTTAAGTGTTGTGAAAAACGAAGGAATAGCAGCTTTATATTCTGGTCTGAAAGCGACTTTGATTCGAGCATTCCCCGCCAATGCGGCACTGTTTTTAGCTTATGAATACAGCAGGAAGGTGATGATGAGCCAGTTTGAAGCATACTGA